The Populus alba chromosome 4, ASM523922v2, whole genome shotgun sequence genome contains a region encoding:
- the LOC118055049 gene encoding transcription initiation factor TFIID subunit 8 produces MIHGGGESGRLHEKVGHTGKRKSRASGDEFARAIGKIAVAQMCESMGFQSFQQSALETLTDVTTWYIRNIGKAAQLCANLAGRTEGNVFDVIQGLEELGLPQGFAGASDVDHCLASSGIVREIAQYIGDADDIPFAYSIPPFPVARERKPAPTFSQIGEEPPDEHIPTWLPAFPDPQTYAQLPEGNEGRADLNADNIESVRQHQKMDVSYMNLPHQFNCNGSEGPSSVAFGDSAKATQRTVSNPFLAAPLQFGVKEVSHVVPPTKLSDEAAVRYPVEQTRTMDNNMSVMKTFAPAIEAMKSRLCDSEEGQKKVFFNQRPAVQFKIGVGKNSLDGAPDLSLQNKGIKKISMWSGQDSENDDQKRRAEKILKQSMENPGELAQL; encoded by the coding sequence ATGATCCATGGAGGTGGGGAGAGTGGAAGATTGCATGAAAAAGTAGGGCATACTGGTAAGAGAAAATCCCGTGCAAGCGGAGATGAATTTGCTCGAGCGATTGGGAAGATTGCTGTAGCGCAAATGTGTGAGAGTATGGGCTTTCAGTCCTTTCAGCAGTCTGCTCTTGAGACGTTAACTGATGTTACTACTTGGTATATACGGAATATAGGAAAGGCTGCACAGTTGTGTGCTAATTTAGCTGGTAGGACGGAGGGTAATGTTTTTGATGTTATTCAAGGATTGGAAGAGTTGGGTTTGCCACAGGGGTTTGCTGGTGCTTCAGATGTTGACCACTGTCTTGCAAGTTCGGGTATTGTTAGGGAGATTGCTCAGTATATTGGCGATGCAGATGATATCCCATTTGCTTATTCTATTCCTCCTTTCCCAGTTGCTAGAGAAAGGAAGCCTGCGCCAACTTTTTCCCAGATTGGTGAGGAGCCTCCTGATGAGCACATTCCAACTTGGTTACCTGCATTTCCTGATCCCCAGACTTATGCTCAGCTGCCGGAAGGGAATGAAGGACGTGCTGATTTAAATGCAGATAATATTGAGTCTGTAAGGCAGCACCAGAAGATGGATGTGTCTTACATGAATTTGCCACATCAGTTTAATTGCAATGGTTCTGAAGGACCTTCCTCTGTTGCATTTGGTGACAGTGCTAAGGCAACACAAAGGACTGTGAGTAACCCGTTTCTTGCTGCTCCTCTGCAATTTGGAGTGAAGGAAGTGTCGCATGTTGTTCCTCCAACTAAGCTTTCTGATGAAGCAGCTGTGAGATATCCTGTTGAGCAAACCCGTACCATGGATAACAATATGTCAGTGATGAAGACATTTGCTCCTGCCATTGAAGCAATGAAGAGTAGGTTATGTGATTCTGAGGAGGGACAGAAGAAGGTGTTTTTCAATCAAAGACCTGCTGTGCAATTTAAGATTGGGGTTGGAAAGAATTCCCTGGATGGAGCTCCAGATTTGAGCCTTCAGAACAAGGGTATCAAGAAGATCAGCATGTGGTCTGGACAAGATAGTGAGAATGATGATCAGAAAAGGAGAGCTGAGAAAATTCTAAAGCAATCGATGGAAAACCCTGGTGAACTGGCTCAGTTGTAA
- the LOC118055050 gene encoding uncharacterized protein isoform X1: protein MSASIFESGNEGMDITKESPEVPSSRKRKVRQRNRRNNQQDSDPAHKQAEEDGLPSTYNLNNVSTVCLSDERNREAVFLSDNGETKLVNKGMETSRESLEVPSLRKRKARKRSKRRNNQQDSDPDHKQAEEGGMVITHNLNNVSTVCLSDERNREAVFLSDNGETKLVNKGLETIKESLEVLSLQKRKARKRSKRRNNQQDSDPANKQSEEGGLPSTNNLNNASTVCLSHETNREVALLSNSGETKLVNKGMETSKESLEVPSLQKGKARKRSKRRNNQQDSDPANKQSEEGGLPSTNNLNNASTVCLSHETNREVALLSNSGKTKLVNKGMGTTKEAPEVPSLQKRKARRRNRRRNNQQDSDPAHMQAEEGGMLSTYNLNSVSTVCLSDETDREVVFLSDKGETKLVNKGMETTKEASEVPSLQKTKTRRRNRRGNNRLDRETCSASLAIRGKENVPPESLSCLLEITPICLVRKKLLILDINGVLVDIVSPPPKGHIADIKIAKKAVFRRPFCFDFLKFCFERFEVGVWSSRTRKNVDRVVEFVMGDMKKKLLFCWDLSKCTATQFCTLENKHKPLVFKELRRIWEKDDSELPWEKGDYSESNTMLLDDSPYKALLNPAHTAIFPYPYQFQNSNDNYLGVGGDLRVYLEELAAADNVQEFVEHHPFGQRAISQRSPNWGFFLKAMRSVCPVQVTR from the exons ATGTCAGCATCCATTTTTGAGAGTGGTAACGAGGGCATGGATATTACCAAGGAATCTCCAGAAGTACCCTCTTCACGGAAAAGAAAAGTGAGACAAAGAAATAGGAGAAATAATCAACAGGATAGCGATCCAGCTCATAAACAGGCTGAGGAAGATGGCTTACCAAGTACTTATAATTTGAATAATGTCTCAACTGTATGCTTATCAGATGAAAGAAACAGAGAAGCagtttttttatcagataatGGTGAAACAAAACTTGTGAACAAGGGCATGGAAACAAGCAGGGAGTCTCTAGAAGTACCTTCTTTGCGAAAAAGAAAGGCAAGAAAAAGAAGCAAGAGGAGAAATAATCAACAGGATAGTGATCCAGATCATAAGCAGGCTGAGGAAGGTGGCATGGTGATAACTCATAATTTGAATAATGTCTCAACTGTATGTTTATCAGATGAAAGAAACAGAGAAGCAGTTTTTCTATCAGATAATGGTGAAACAAAACTTGTGAACAAGGGCTTGGAAACAATCAAGGAGTCTCTAGAAGTACTGTctttgcaaaaaagaaaagcaagaaaaagaagCAAGAGGAGAAATAATCAACAGGATAGTGATCCAGCTAATAAGCAGTCCGAGGAAGGTGGCTTGCCAAGTACCAATAATTTGAATAATGCGTCAACTGTATGTTTATCACATGAAACAAACAGAGAAGTTGCTTTGTTATCAAATAGTGGTGAAACTAAACTTGTGAACAAGGGCATGGAAACAAGCAAGGAGTCTCTAGAAGTACCTTCTTTGCAAAAAggaaaagcaagaaaaagaagCAAGAGGAGAAATAATCAACAGGATAGTGATCCAGCTAATAAGCAGTCCGAGGAAGGTGGCTTGCCAAGTACTAATAATTTGAATAATGCGTCAACTGTATGTTTATCACATGAAACAAACAGAGAAGTTGCTTTGTTATCAAATAGTGGTAAAACAAAACTTGTGAACAAGGGCATGGGAACAACCAAGGAGGCTCCAGAAGTACCTTctttgcaaaaaagaaaagcgaGACGAAGAAACAGGAGAAGAAATAATCAACAGGATAGTGATCCAGCTCATATGCAGGCCGAGGAAGGTGGCATGCTGAGCACTTATAATTTGAATAGCGTGTCAACTGTATGTTTATCAGATGAAACAGACAGAGAAGTGgtttttttatcagataaaGGTGAAACAAAACTTGTGAACAAGGGCATGGAAACAACCAAGGAGGCTTCAGAAGTACCATctttgcaaaaaacaaaaacaagacgAAGAAACAGGAGGGGAAATAATCGTCTGGATAGGGAAACATGTTCTGCTTCTCTTGCTATTCGTGGCAAAGAGAATGTACCCCCTGAGAGTTTATCTTGCTTACTAGAAATAACACCCATATGTCTTGTGAGGAAAAAACTACTTATTCTTGATATAAATGGGGTGCTTGTGGATATAGTGTCACCTCCTCCAAAGGGCCATATAGCAGATATAAAGATTGCAAAAAAAGCAG TTTTTAGAAGACCCTTTTGCTTTGATTTTCTAAAGTTCTGCTTTGAGAGATTTGAAGTGGGTGTTTGGTCCTCAAGAACTAG GAAGAATGTTGATAGAGTGGTTGAGTTTGTGATGGGAGATATGAAGAAAAAGTTGCTGTTTTGTTGG GATCTATCCAAATGCACTGCAACACAGTTCTGTACTCTAGAAAACAAGCATAAACCCTTGGTTTTTAAGGAACTGAGGAGAATTTGGGAAAAAGACGATTCTGAACTTCCATGGGAGAAGGGAGATTATAGTGAATCAAATACGATGTTATTGGATGATTCTCCTTACAAAGCCTTGCTTAATCCT GCACACACTGCAATCTTCCCTTATCCGTACCAGTTTCAGAACAGCAATGATAATTATTTAG GTGTTGGAGGTGATCTAAGGGTTTATCTGGAAGAATTGGCAGCAGCTGATAATGTGCAGGAATTTGTAGAACACCACCCATTTGGTCAACGAGCTATCTCTCAAAGAAGTCCAAATTGGGGCTTCTTCCTCAAGGCTATGAGATCAGTGTGTCCTGTACAAGTGACAAGATAA
- the LOC118055050 gene encoding uncharacterized protein isoform X2 gives MSASIFESGNEGMDITKESPEVPSSRKRKVRQRNRRNNQQDSDPAHKQAEEDGLPSTYNLNNVSTVCLSDERNREAVFLSDNGETKLVNKGMETSRESLEVPSLRKRKARKRSKRRNNQQDSDPDHKQAEEGGMVITHNLNNVSTVCLSDERNREAVFLSDNGETKLVNKGLETIKESLEVLSLQKRKARKRSKRRNNQQDSDPANKQSEEGGLPSTNNLNNASTVCLSHETNREVALLSNSGETKLVNKGMETSKESLEVPSLQKGKARKRSKRRNNQQDSDPANKQSEEGGLPSTNNLNNASTVCLSHETNREVALLSNSGKTKLVNKGMGTTKEAPEVPSLQKRKARRRNRRRNNQQDSDPAHMQAEEGGMLSTYNLNSVSTVCLSDETDREVVFLSDKGETKLVNKGMETTKEASEVPSLQKTKTRRRNRRGNNRLDRETCSASLAIRGKENVPPESLSCLLEITPICLVRKKLLILDINGVLVDIVSPPPKGHIADIKIAKKAVFRRPFCFDFLKFCFERFEVGVWSSRTRKNVDRVVEFVMGDMKKKLLFCWDLSKCTATQFCTLENKHKPLVFKELRRIWEKDDSELPWEKGDYSESNTMLLDDSPYKALLNPAHTAIFPYPYQFQNSNDNYLESYSWQVLEVI, from the exons ATGTCAGCATCCATTTTTGAGAGTGGTAACGAGGGCATGGATATTACCAAGGAATCTCCAGAAGTACCCTCTTCACGGAAAAGAAAAGTGAGACAAAGAAATAGGAGAAATAATCAACAGGATAGCGATCCAGCTCATAAACAGGCTGAGGAAGATGGCTTACCAAGTACTTATAATTTGAATAATGTCTCAACTGTATGCTTATCAGATGAAAGAAACAGAGAAGCagtttttttatcagataatGGTGAAACAAAACTTGTGAACAAGGGCATGGAAACAAGCAGGGAGTCTCTAGAAGTACCTTCTTTGCGAAAAAGAAAGGCAAGAAAAAGAAGCAAGAGGAGAAATAATCAACAGGATAGTGATCCAGATCATAAGCAGGCTGAGGAAGGTGGCATGGTGATAACTCATAATTTGAATAATGTCTCAACTGTATGTTTATCAGATGAAAGAAACAGAGAAGCAGTTTTTCTATCAGATAATGGTGAAACAAAACTTGTGAACAAGGGCTTGGAAACAATCAAGGAGTCTCTAGAAGTACTGTctttgcaaaaaagaaaagcaagaaaaagaagCAAGAGGAGAAATAATCAACAGGATAGTGATCCAGCTAATAAGCAGTCCGAGGAAGGTGGCTTGCCAAGTACCAATAATTTGAATAATGCGTCAACTGTATGTTTATCACATGAAACAAACAGAGAAGTTGCTTTGTTATCAAATAGTGGTGAAACTAAACTTGTGAACAAGGGCATGGAAACAAGCAAGGAGTCTCTAGAAGTACCTTCTTTGCAAAAAggaaaagcaagaaaaagaagCAAGAGGAGAAATAATCAACAGGATAGTGATCCAGCTAATAAGCAGTCCGAGGAAGGTGGCTTGCCAAGTACTAATAATTTGAATAATGCGTCAACTGTATGTTTATCACATGAAACAAACAGAGAAGTTGCTTTGTTATCAAATAGTGGTAAAACAAAACTTGTGAACAAGGGCATGGGAACAACCAAGGAGGCTCCAGAAGTACCTTctttgcaaaaaagaaaagcgaGACGAAGAAACAGGAGAAGAAATAATCAACAGGATAGTGATCCAGCTCATATGCAGGCCGAGGAAGGTGGCATGCTGAGCACTTATAATTTGAATAGCGTGTCAACTGTATGTTTATCAGATGAAACAGACAGAGAAGTGgtttttttatcagataaaGGTGAAACAAAACTTGTGAACAAGGGCATGGAAACAACCAAGGAGGCTTCAGAAGTACCATctttgcaaaaaacaaaaacaagacgAAGAAACAGGAGGGGAAATAATCGTCTGGATAGGGAAACATGTTCTGCTTCTCTTGCTATTCGTGGCAAAGAGAATGTACCCCCTGAGAGTTTATCTTGCTTACTAGAAATAACACCCATATGTCTTGTGAGGAAAAAACTACTTATTCTTGATATAAATGGGGTGCTTGTGGATATAGTGTCACCTCCTCCAAAGGGCCATATAGCAGATATAAAGATTGCAAAAAAAGCAG TTTTTAGAAGACCCTTTTGCTTTGATTTTCTAAAGTTCTGCTTTGAGAGATTTGAAGTGGGTGTTTGGTCCTCAAGAACTAG GAAGAATGTTGATAGAGTGGTTGAGTTTGTGATGGGAGATATGAAGAAAAAGTTGCTGTTTTGTTGG GATCTATCCAAATGCACTGCAACACAGTTCTGTACTCTAGAAAACAAGCATAAACCCTTGGTTTTTAAGGAACTGAGGAGAATTTGGGAAAAAGACGATTCTGAACTTCCATGGGAGAAGGGAGATTATAGTGAATCAAATACGATGTTATTGGATGATTCTCCTTACAAAGCCTTGCTTAATCCT GCACACACTGCAATCTTCCCTTATCCGTACCAGTTTCAGAACAGCAATGATAATTATTTAG AATCCTATTCATGGCAGGTGTTGGAGGTGATCTAA